In Pectobacterium actinidiae, the DNA window ATCCATAGCGATATTGAGCGCCAGTCCGTGAAACGAACAGCCTTTGCGAATACGCAGCCCTAACGAGCAGATTTTACGCTCGCCCACATAGACGCCGGGGGCATCAGGGCGCGCATGCGCTTCGATCTGGAAGTGTGCCAGGGTGCCAATCACAGTGTTTTCGATGGCGGTGACGAGCTGACGAACGCCGAGCTTGCGGCGCTTTAGGTCAATCAGCACGTACATGACCTGCTGGCCGGGGCCGTGGTAGGTTACCTGACCACCTCTATCGCTCTGAATCACGGGAATATCACCGGGCATGAGGATATGTTCGGCTTTGCCTGCCTGACCCTGCGTGAATACGCGCGGATGCTGAAC includes these proteins:
- the lipB gene encoding lipoyl(octanoyl) transferase LipB produces the protein MTHLLQDKIIVRQFDVQPYEPVSLAMHHFTDRRDDKTPDEIWLVQHPRVFTQGQAGKAEHILMPGDIPVIQSDRGGQVTYHGPGQQVMYVLIDLKRRKLGVRQLVTAIENTVIGTLAHFQIEAHARPDAPGVYVGERKICSLGLRIRKGCSFHGLALNIAMDLSPFLRINPCGYAGMEMTQISDLLPGVTLDDTAPVLVNTFLQLVGYSTPEFVSWNLDVQGEPLLG